In Gemmatimonadota bacterium, the DNA window CCTGCACAACGGAAAATGGTACGGCGGCCTCTACGGCTGGACGTGGCCCCACGGGTTCTACAACCTGGGGTTCGCCGCGATCACCGCGGCCAACAACGCCTTTATGCTCTCCGGGGACACCGGCTGGTTCGACCTGCCGAGGGGCATGATCGACCGCGTGCTGGAGGTGGGGATCGACGCGGATTTCGACGAGATGGCAGCCCAGATCAGCATTCGGGATCACTACATCGGCGTCGACCGCAGCCTAGGTCCCGACAGGCGGACCTTCCTCACGCCATACCGCTACGGTGACCAGGGCTGGATGGATTACCAGCCCATGCCCGTAACCTATCCCCTGAACGTGTGGAACGTGTCGGAGGCCGACGAGGATCGGGCGCGCATGGATTTCCTGCGCGAACGCAGCGGCTATGACTGGTCCGCCGTGGTGCCCTTCCGGGACAAGGGCGACATGCACCACGACGAGCCCTGGCTGCTCTACCTGCGGGGAGAGAATCCGGACTACCCGGAACGGATGCTGGGGGCCGCCCACGCCCAGGTCTGCCATCGCCTGGCGCAGATCCGCGCCGACGATTCGGATCTCGAAGCCGGGCCGTACATACACCTTTGGCAGCAGGTGCAGCCTGTGACCACCGAGGCCCTCGTGCAGCTCACCATGGGATGTCCCCAGGTCATCTACTACGGCGGCCTCCCCAACGCGCGGCTTCGGTACTACGACGCCGACCGCAAACGCCCGGGCTTGCCGGCCGACACGGCGGCCCTCGTCGACCGGATCGAACCGTCCCGCGTGGGCGTGCACCTGGTCAACCTGCACCACGTGGAAACGAGAAGGGTCATCCTGCAGGCCGGCGCCCTGTCAGAGCATTCCTTTCGCGGCATATCCTACGAGGCGACCGACACACCGTACCCCGGCGCCACGGGGGCCTACGCCGCTCTCCCGGCCTCGTTGCGTCGCCAGTCGGTGCAAGTCGACGATTCCCGCCTGTGCGTGGTGCTGCCGCCGGCCACCCGGATCCACCTGGACCTGGAGATGGCACGGTACGTCAACCGACCGCGGTACGAAACCGCTTGAGCGGCCGGGCGGGAAGCCTGACCTGCCGTCCAGTACGCCTAGTGTCAGATGGAAGTAATCGAAAGACGCTGAGTGCGCACAGAATCCGCGGTCACCCGGCAAATTCGAACCTTCGGATGAGGTCCAGCTCCCCGGGGTCGAGCGGTGTGCCGTCGGGATGCATCATGTCGTGCTGCCAGACCGCCGGAGTGGGATCGCCCTGCTTCGACTCCCAGGCCAGGTAGGTCTGCGTCCTCCCCGCCACAAACCCCCAGTTGTACCATCCGATCCGGTTTTCCGCGAATACGGGGAGCATCTCCGCGAAGGTGTTGCCGTGGTGCCGCCGCAGCCACTCGGTGCAGATCACGGGCCGGCCGTGCGCATTGCACCGAGCAAGGCCCGGACCGATGTCTTCGGCCGCCCCGTAGTAGTGGAAGGTGATGATATCGGACAGTTCGAACAGCAGTGCAGAGAGGTCGTCTTCGAAGGCGTTCCAGGTCCATGGTCCCGTGGTAAGTGGCTGCACGGGGTCGACCGAACGGGCCCAGGCGAAGGCATCCTCGACGAGCGGCTGGCTCCGCAGGTCGTCGTCCGGTTCGTTGTACAGGTCCCACACGAGCACGCGCGGGTCCGATCCGAAACTGCCGACGATGTCCTTCACGTAGCGCTCGAGGCCCGGCCAGGCATCCCGGTCGGCCAGGCGGTCGAACCCCGGACTCGGCACCCACTGGCTGTTGTGCACGCCGGGCACCGGGCCGTCCTGGGGTCCCAGGTAGGGGTCGCGTCCCCCGAAGTAGCAATCGCAGAAGAGGATGACCATGGTGCTGACGCCGTGCCGCGACGCGATGGCGAGAAAGCGGTCCAACCGCTCCTTCAGGCCCTCGGGGTCATCTTCCCAGACCAGGTACTGTACGAAGATCCGTACGCTGTTGTAGCCCGCCGCCGCGGCCCAGCCCAGTTCCTGGTCGATGGTTTCCGGGTCGAAAGTGGGCGCCTGCCACATCTCGGTCATGTTCACGGCCGTGCGCGGCAG includes these proteins:
- a CDS encoding cellulase family glycosylhydrolase codes for the protein MTRWTIEKAHAWYRDAGVIRGCNYLPRTAVNMTEMWQAPTFDPETIDQELGWAAAAGYNSVRIFVQYLVWEDDPEGLKERLDRFLAIASRHGVSTMVILFCDCYFGGRDPYLGPQDGPVPGVHNSQWVPSPGFDRLADRDAWPGLERYVKDIVGSFGSDPRVLVWDLYNEPDDDLRSQPLVEDAFAWARSVDPVQPLTTGPWTWNAFEDDLSALLFELSDIITFHYYGAAEDIGPGLARCNAHGRPVICTEWLRRHHGNTFAEMLPVFAENRIGWYNWGFVAGRTQTYLAWESKQGDPTPAVWQHDMMHPDGTPLDPGELDLIRRFEFAG